The DNA sequence ACGTTCTGCCGCACGACATCCATGCCGACCCCGCGGCCCGAGACGTTGGATATGGTCTCCGCGGTCGAAAAGCCGGGGGCGAAGATCAGCGCGTCGATCTCCTCGGGCGAAAGCTGCGCGTCGGCGGCGATGATGCCCTTCTCCACCGCCTTGGCGAAGACCCGGGCGCGGTCGATCCCCTTGCCGTCATCGGCGATGCGGATGACGATCCGGCCCGAACGCTGCTCGGCGCTGAGCGTCAGGGTGCCTTCGGCGGGCTTGCCGGCGGCAAGGCGTTCCTCGGTGCTTTCGATGCCGTGATCCACGGCATTGCGGATCAGGTGCGTCATCGGCTCGCCAAGCCGCTCGACCACGGTCTTGTCGAGCTCGGTCCCTTCGCCGAACACTTCCAGCTTCACTGCCTTGCCGGTGGAGGCGGCCAGTTCACGCAGGATGCGCGGCACGCGGCTGAACACCTGGCCGATGGGCTGGGCGCGGATCGACATGGCCGATTCCTGGATTTCGCGCGTCAGCCCTTCCAGCAGGGCCAGTTCCTCGCCCGCTGCGATGGTTTCGGCCGAAAGGCGCTGCGCCATCATGGCCTGGGCAATCACCAGCTCGCCCACCGAATCGATCAGGCGATCCAGCTTGGCAAGTTCGATGCGGATGGACTGCCCGGCAGCAGCCTGTGCCGCCGCAGCAGCCGGAGCAGCGCTGGCGGCAGCGGGAGCCGGAGCGGCCGGCGTCGCAGCGGCGGGCGGCTGCCCGGTCGCGGCGCTTGGTTGGGACGGAGCCGGTGCTGGCGCTGCCGGTGCGGTGACGGCCGGGGCAACTGGCGCAGGCTTTGCCACCGTCTCGATTCGCGCGGGCGGCATCGCCTCGTGATTGCCGATGGCGATGGCACAGCCCTCGCCGATGAAATCGAACAGGTCGCGCACCGTATCCTCGGGCACGTCATGCGGCAGAGCGAAGGTCCAGCCGAGATAGCCCTGGGCCGGGTCGATCTGGTCGAGCGGCGGCACCAGGCTGGCATCGCAGGCAAGGCAGTGTCCGCCCATGCGGGCCAGTTCGCGCAGCAGCAGCACCGGCTCGCTGCCATTGGCCAGTGCCGGGGCATGGGGCCGCAGGCGCAGTTGCCATTCCGGCGCTGCGGCAGCGGGAGCGGGAGCGCTGTCGGCTTCGCCATCCGAGCCGAGCGTGCCGACAATGTCATCGAGCATCGAATCGAAATCGAGATCGAGATCGAAGTCCCCCGCCGGCGCGTCCTCCGCCGGTTCGGCAACGGGCTGCGGCTGCGGTTGGGGCTCAGGCGCAGCGGCACCCTCGCCCGCTCCGCGCGCCACGGCCATCTCGGCGAGCAGCAGCGCGTCTTCCGGCGGCGTGGTCGCCTCGCGGGCAGCGGTAACATGATCGCTCAGCGTATCGAGCGCCCGCAGCATCAGGTCGACAAGGTCATCGCCGATCGGCAGCAGCCCTTCGCGCACGTCGGAAAGCAGCGTCTCGAAGGCATGGGTATAGGCCTGCAGCGCGTCGAAGCCGAAGGCCCCGGCCCCGCCCTTGATCGAATGAACCGCGCGGAACACGCCGTTCACCGTATCGGCATCCTGCGTGCCGTCCTTGCAGGCGGCGAGGCCAGCTTCGGCTGCGGCGAGCGATTCTTCGCATTCGACGAAGAAGATTCCCTGGATTTCCTCTGGCGTCACTGCGCGCCTCCATCGAACAGCAGGCCGTGGAGGCCGGTCAGCCGGGCGGTTTCAGCCAGCTCGGCCGAAGGGGTGATGCGGGCGCCGCCGCTGCTCCGCCGGGCGCTGACCAGCAGTTGCAGGAGCGCCTGCCCGGCCTGGACGACGGAGGTTCCGTCGATCTCAAGCGGGCCTTCGCCAGCGGCAGACCGGAATTCCGGCAGCAATGCGAGGACCGTTGCCCGGTCGCAGCGCGGGGGTAGCGTGAGTGTCGCCATGGTGAATGCCCTTCCGCTTCGCCGGGATCAGAATTCGGTCCAGTCGTCGTCGTGGAATTCGGGCTGCTTGATCGCCAGGTTGCCGTGCACCGGCGGCGGCGCGGAGGCGGCCTTCTTGCGGGCGGCGGGCTTTGACACCGGCTGGATCACGGCGGCGGGACGATCCGACCCGGTACGGAACTGGCCGACAAGCGAGGTCAGTTCCTTCGCCTCGTCCGCCAGGCTGCGCGCGGCGGCGGTCGATTCTTCGACCATGGCGGCGTTCTGCTGGGTCATGCGGTCCATTTCCGAGACCGAGGCGTTGACCTGCTGCAGGTTGACCGACTGGCTCTCTGCCGAGCGGGCGATCTGGCTGATGCGCTCGCTGATCTCGCCCACGCGGCCGACGATCTTTTCGAGCAGCGAGCCGGTTTCGCCGACCAGCTTCACCCCGCCCGCGACCTGATCGGTGGAAGCGTTGATCAGTTCCTTGATATTGCGCGCGGCATCGGCGCTGCGCTGGGCCAGTGCGCGCACTTCGTTGGCAACCACGGCAAAGCCCTTGCCGGCATCCCCGGCGCGTGCGGCCTCGACCCCGGCGTTGAGCGCCAGCAGGTTGGTCTGGAAGGCAATGCCGTCGATCACGTCGATGATCTGGGTGATTTCGTGCGCGCCGCGCTCGATCTCGGCCATGGCGGCCACGGCGCGCTGGACCACGGCACCGCCATCGGTCGCCTCGCGGTGAGCCTCGACGATCGACTTCTGCATCTCGACCGCGCTGGTCGCGGTATCCTGCATACCGCCGGTCACCTGGTTCATCGCCGCGGAGGTTTCCTCAAGGCTGGCAGCCTGCTGCTCGTTGCGCACGGCAAGGTCGTCGGAGGCGGCGCGGATTTCGCCGGCGCCGGTCGAAACGCTCTGCGCCGATGCGGAAACGCGCTGCATCAGGTCGGCAAGCTGCGCGACGGTCTGGTTGAAGCTGATGCGCAGCGACTCGTATTCCTCGGCCAACGGCTTTTCGATGCGATAGGCAAGGTTGCCCTCGGCCAGCTCTCCCAGCCCGCCCGACAGCGATTCGACCACGGCGCGCTGGCGGTGTTCGGCCTCGCGCTGGGCGATGGAGGCATCGCGGAACACCTCGATCGCGCGGGTCATCTCGCCGATCTCGTCGGCGCGGTGATCCTTGGTGCGTCCGGCTTCAAGGTCCCCGCCCGCCATGCGGCTCATGGTGGAGGCCGTATCGGTGATCGGCACCAGAACCTTCTGGAGCATGTACCACAGCCCGCCGCAGACCATGCCTATGATCGCGAGAGCCAGCAGGCTGAGCAGGCCGATTGTCCACGACAGGATCGCATCGTCGTGGGTCAGCAGTTCCTCGTGATAGGCCTCCGACTTCTTGACCATTGCATCAATGTGCTTGCGGTGATCGTCATAGGCATCGTTCAGCTGGTCATGTGCCGCCTCGATCCGTGTGGAATCATTGGAGCGCAAGGCAGGCAGGAAAGCATTGTTGTAGATCGACCAGAAGCGGTCGGCATCTTCGATAGCCTCGCCCAGCGGTGCCTTGAGCTCAGGCGTCAGGTCCTGCTGCTGCCAGTACTTGTGGCGCTCCTCGAACTGGCGCTTCATCCGTTCGAGATTGGCCAGGTGCTGTTCCTGCGATCCGTGCTTGTTGGCGATCAGCGTGACTTCAAGCCAGGGTTCGATAATGAAGATCGGCGGCGGCAGGATATCGGCGACCAACTCGCTGATCTGCTTGTCTTCGTTATACAGGTCGCCCCCCATGCGGATCTTGTCGATCGACCATGATGTCACCGCGATCGAGGCGACGATGGTGGCGACGGTAACGATACCGCCGATCTTGCTTTTCTTCCTGATGCTCATGCCAAACCCCTGTTTGGACCCGGTCTTGCGCCGGGCCGGACCTTGCGGATTCGCGGCTGGGTTCCAGCCACTTCGGGGTGTGCATTAACCGTGAGGATTGAGAGCGCCGTTGCCCGCGATCTAGGCAGATTCGCCTAGGCAAGCGCCGCGAAGGGGCAACTCAGTCGATCGCTGCAGTCAGCCGTAGGGACAGCACCAGCGCATCGCGTCCCGCCGGTCCGCGCAGCACGTTGCGGACATACTGGATATCGGGCTGCACCGTCAGCCAGGGGGCCAGCTTGTCGGAATAGGTGAGCTCCAAACCCGTCTCGGCAGAGCGCAGCGAATCACCGGCATCGGCGGCATTGAGGCGGTAGCGTTGCGAAAGCCAGGCCTGGTTGACGCCCAGCGAAACCTGGCTGTCGGGCCGCCCGGCGATCACTCCGCTGGCCAGGAACCCTGCCTGCCAGCTGCCGGTATAGGGGGTGGTCCGGCCATCGGTCAGCCCGCCACGAAAGAACAGCGTCAGGCCGCGCTCGTCGTCTCCGGCCACGCGCCGTTCGGCCAGGACATAGCCTCCGAAGGCACGGCGGGCGACCGGCTCCCCGGCGGGCGTCACATCGCGCAGGTCCGGCTGGCGGCGGCTGTAGCTCCACGCGCCAAGCGCCAGCTTGCCCTGCCCGGTCCAGCCCACCTCGCCAACCAGCAATGCCCCTTCGCGCAGCAGCGGCCGCACCCCGCCGGCATCGCCGATCACGCCCGCTTCGGCATTGTAGGCGGCAAGCATGACGTAGCTTGCGGTAGACGGCTCCACCTTCAGCCGCAGGGCAAGGGCGCTGGAAGGAAAGATCGACGGGCCGCCCGGGCCGGTCGCGGAAAATTCGGTGCCGATGCCGAAGGCCGGGGCCATCAGCAGGCCCGAACTGTCGGTGACGTAGAATTCCTCGTTGAGATCGGAAAAGCCCAGGCGCAGCGAGGCCGGAAGGCCGGGAAGCTGCTGTTCGAGGTAAAGCTGGAACACCCGCAGCCGCGCATCCTCCACCTCGATATTGCTGATCCCCTGCAAGGTTCCGGCAAGGGCGTTGGGCGTGCCACCCGTCGCCGCGATGGCCTGGACCTGCAAGCGCGCGCCCTGCCAGCCGGCGGCTGCTTCTAGATCGAGGCCGAGCGACAGCGAGGCATAGTCCGCCCGCCGCACGCCGGTCTGCGGACCCCGGACAATGCCCATCACTTCGCTGACATATTCCGCCTCGAGCGCAATCGCGCCGGTGGCGCCGCCGTCTCCAGCCTCTTCGGCCTGCGCCGCGCCTGCCAGAGCCAGCGGCATGGCTGCGGCGACGGAAAGGAGGGAACGCAGGATGGGGGCACGCATGATCAGCCTCGTCAGCACTTCAAGGGAAGCGCGCGTCCCTAGGTGCGCGGGACGAAGGCGCCGTGCAACCCGCTCATCGGGAATATCCCTAGGACGCGGCAGCAAATTGCTGGGACTCTCGCGGGTAAAGGCCTGCAGGAAGCCCGCGCCGCGCGGGACATGCAGGATAACACAGGAAGGCTTGCCCCGATGCACGAAGCCCGGGTTCTCGTTGTCGACGATTCCGCCGCCATGCGCGCGCTGTTCAGCGACATCCTCGAGCAGCAACGCGATGTCCGGGTGGTCGGCACCGCCGCCAGCGCCGACGAGGCGCGCACCGCCATTGCCCAGCTGCGGCCCAACGTGCTGACGCTCGATGTCGAGATGCCCGGCATGAGCGGGATCGAATTCCTCGAAGAGATCATGAAGGAAAAGCCGATGCCGGTGGTCATGCTTTCGGGCCTGACGCAGAGCGGCACGGAAACCTCGCTCAAGGCCTATGAACTGGGCGCGGTCGAATGCTTTCCCAAGCCACTGAAGGCCACGCCCGACCAGTTCGCCAAGACCGTGGGCAAGCTGGGCAAGATCGTGCTCGCCGCCGCCAATTCGAACCTGCGCGCCAAGCCGCGCGCCCACGCGCCGCGCCCGGCAGAGGCCGCGCAATTCGCCTGGAACGGCCATGTCGTAGCCCTGTCGGCATCGATGGGCGGCATCGATGCCCTGTCCATCCTGCTGGCGCACTGGCCGGCGAACTGCCCGCCGACGGTGATCTGCCTGCAGGCGGAAGCGGCGCTGGTGGAAACCTTTGTCGCCCGGCTCGATGCAGACCTGAAATGCCATGTCCGCACGGTGAAGGACGGCGCTCAGCTGGCGCAGGGAACGGTCCACGTTACCGCCGATCCCGGCAAGCACGTGGTCTTCGAACCAGGCCAGCCGCCCCGCCTGCGACTGGTGGAGCGTGATCCGATCGAAGGCGCGCGGCCCTGTGCCAACCTCCTGTTCGGCACGCTTGCCCGCGCCGGGGTTCCGGCGGCTGCCGCCGTGCTCACGGGGCTCGGCTCGGACGGTGCCAAGGGGCTGAAGCTGATGCGCGATGCCGGCTGCGATACCTTTGCCCAGGACCGCGCCAGCGCGACGGTGAGCGAAGCCCCCGCCGCCGCCATCGCCGCCGATGCCGCGCAAAAGGAATTGCCGCTGGAAACGCTCGCCGAGGCGCTGATCGCGGTCTGTTCGCAGGCCTAGAGCAGCACGGGCGCCAGCCGCCTCAACGCCGCCAGCGATTCGGCAAGCCCGCCCCCGGTGATGGTCTGCACGCAGACGTGGTCCGCCCCGGCGGCGTGGTGTTCCG is a window from the Novosphingobium sp. TH158 genome containing:
- a CDS encoding chemotaxis protein CheA, whose amino-acid sequence is MTPEEIQGIFFVECEESLAAAEAGLAACKDGTQDADTVNGVFRAVHSIKGGAGAFGFDALQAYTHAFETLLSDVREGLLPIGDDLVDLMLRALDTLSDHVTAAREATTPPEDALLLAEMAVARGAGEGAAAPEPQPQPQPVAEPAEDAPAGDFDLDLDFDSMLDDIVGTLGSDGEADSAPAPAAAAPEWQLRLRPHAPALANGSEPVLLLRELARMGGHCLACDASLVPPLDQIDPAQGYLGWTFALPHDVPEDTVRDLFDFIGEGCAIAIGNHEAMPPARIETVAKPAPVAPAVTAPAAPAPAPSQPSAATGQPPAAATPAAPAPAAASAAPAAAAAQAAAGQSIRIELAKLDRLIDSVGELVIAQAMMAQRLSAETIAAGEELALLEGLTREIQESAMSIRAQPIGQVFSRVPRILRELAASTGKAVKLEVFGEGTELDKTVVERLGEPMTHLIRNAVDHGIESTEERLAAGKPAEGTLTLSAEQRSGRIVIRIADDGKGIDRARVFAKAVEKGIIAADAQLSPEEIDALIFAPGFSTAETISNVSGRGVGMDVVRQNVKDLGGRVTIESEAGKGTAFILTLPLTLAISDGMIVNVGDQTLVVPLTHVVESLRPREAEIQGFGASRRMLNVRGRFIPVVPLSEAIGGARQAPDADEGVLIVVDTEAAGQAALLVDAICDQRQFVIKSLDTHYRAVKGVAGATILGDGRVALILDVDGLVAGVMAQGSPVMPERQAA
- a CDS encoding STAS domain-containing protein, with product MATLTLPPRCDRATVLALLPEFRSAAGEGPLEIDGTSVVQAGQALLQLLVSARRSSGGARITPSAELAETARLTGLHGLLFDGGAQ
- a CDS encoding HAMP domain-containing methyl-accepting chemotaxis protein produces the protein MSIRKKSKIGGIVTVATIVASIAVTSWSIDKIRMGGDLYNEDKQISELVADILPPPIFIIEPWLEVTLIANKHGSQEQHLANLERMKRQFEERHKYWQQQDLTPELKAPLGEAIEDADRFWSIYNNAFLPALRSNDSTRIEAAHDQLNDAYDDHRKHIDAMVKKSEAYHEELLTHDDAILSWTIGLLSLLALAIIGMVCGGLWYMLQKVLVPITDTASTMSRMAGGDLEAGRTKDHRADEIGEMTRAIEVFRDASIAQREAEHRQRAVVESLSGGLGELAEGNLAYRIEKPLAEEYESLRISFNQTVAQLADLMQRVSASAQSVSTGAGEIRAASDDLAVRNEQQAASLEETSAAMNQVTGGMQDTATSAVEMQKSIVEAHREATDGGAVVQRAVAAMAEIERGAHEITQIIDVIDGIAFQTNLLALNAGVEAARAGDAGKGFAVVANEVRALAQRSADAARNIKELINASTDQVAGGVKLVGETGSLLEKIVGRVGEISERISQIARSAESQSVNLQQVNASVSEMDRMTQQNAAMVEESTAAARSLADEAKELTSLVGQFRTGSDRPAAVIQPVSKPAARKKAASAPPPVHGNLAIKQPEFHDDDWTEF
- a CDS encoding carbohydrate porin, with the translated sequence MRAPILRSLLSVAAAMPLALAGAAQAEEAGDGGATGAIALEAEYVSEVMGIVRGPQTGVRRADYASLSLGLDLEAAAGWQGARLQVQAIAATGGTPNALAGTLQGISNIEVEDARLRVFQLYLEQQLPGLPASLRLGFSDLNEEFYVTDSSGLLMAPAFGIGTEFSATGPGGPSIFPSSALALRLKVEPSTASYVMLAAYNAEAGVIGDAGGVRPLLREGALLVGEVGWTGQGKLALGAWSYSRRQPDLRDVTPAGEPVARRAFGGYVLAERRVAGDDERGLTLFFRGGLTDGRTTPYTGSWQAGFLASGVIAGRPDSQVSLGVNQAWLSQRYRLNAADAGDSLRSAETGLELTYSDKLAPWLTVQPDIQYVRNVLRGPAGRDALVLSLRLTAAID
- a CDS encoding chemotaxis protein CheB, encoding MHEARVLVVDDSAAMRALFSDILEQQRDVRVVGTAASADEARTAIAQLRPNVLTLDVEMPGMSGIEFLEEIMKEKPMPVVMLSGLTQSGTETSLKAYELGAVECFPKPLKATPDQFAKTVGKLGKIVLAAANSNLRAKPRAHAPRPAEAAQFAWNGHVVALSASMGGIDALSILLAHWPANCPPTVICLQAEAALVETFVARLDADLKCHVRTVKDGAQLAQGTVHVTADPGKHVVFEPGQPPRLRLVERDPIEGARPCANLLFGTLARAGVPAAAAVLTGLGSDGAKGLKLMRDAGCDTFAQDRASATVSEAPAAAIAADAAQKELPLETLAEALIAVCSQA